The following proteins are encoded in a genomic region of Bosea beijingensis:
- a CDS encoding XRE family transcriptional regulator, producing the protein MITGSQCRAGRALVEVTRAKLASRSGVHEAVIEQFERKVQEPEPKEIGALKAALETLGAVFIEDNGGGIGVRLKFTESEAKRIARLEGEGGIVSSDRVP; encoded by the coding sequence ATGATCACAGGTTCGCAATGTCGTGCAGGACGCGCGCTCGTCGAAGTTACCCGGGCGAAGCTGGCCAGCCGCTCTGGCGTGCATGAAGCCGTCATCGAGCAGTTCGAGCGCAAAGTTCAAGAACCAGAGCCGAAAGAGATCGGTGCCCTCAAGGCCGCGCTCGAGACGCTCGGCGCCGTGTTCATCGAGGACAATGGCGGCGGCATCGGCGTGCGCCTGAAATTCACGGAATCGGAAGCCAAGCGGATCGCTCGCCTGGAAGGTGAAGGCGGCATCGTTTCCAGCGACAGAGTGCCGTGA
- a CDS encoding universal stress protein: MRRILVSTDLSTSSDRAFRRTTLVAKQLRSSLSVVQVVDGRATTGAVLRQQADHSGRDAVDDWMVGATGVLLAVKP; this comes from the coding sequence ATGAGACGAATTCTGGTCAGCACCGACCTGTCGACCAGTTCGGATCGGGCATTCAGGCGGACTACGCTTGTTGCCAAGCAGCTTAGGTCCTCCCTGTCCGTCGTACAGGTCGTCGATGGCCGCGCAACAACTGGCGCGGTCCTACGACAGCAAGCGGATCATTCTGGACGAGACGCCGTTGACGACTGGATGGTCGGCGCCACCGGCGTACTGCTCGCCGTGAAGCCATAG
- a CDS encoding 5-formyltetrahydrofolate cyclo-ligase — MMTDDDDDEPRGYASPLCFMREVDPAYFGLAPPPSPTQGVTAWRKVQRERLIAERLALPASVRAEGAERIARALDTLIGDPDGRVVSAYWPFRGEPDLRPWPAALQARGARTALPVVVASRAPLIFRNWRQGDRLAPGVWNIPIPADGELVVPDIVIAPLVGFDPDLYRLGYGGGFFDRTGAIACNRDRDWRRL, encoded by the coding sequence ATGATGACCGACGATGACGATGACGAGCCGCGCGGTTACGCCTCGCCGCTCTGCTTCATGCGTGAGGTCGATCCCGCTTATTTCGGCCTCGCTCCTCCGCCATCGCCCACGCAGGGCGTCACGGCCTGGCGCAAGGTCCAGCGGGAACGGCTGATCGCGGAACGCCTTGCGCTTCCAGCCTCGGTCCGTGCCGAAGGGGCGGAAAGGATCGCGCGGGCACTGGACACGCTGATCGGCGACCCCGACGGGCGTGTCGTCAGTGCCTATTGGCCGTTCCGCGGCGAGCCGGATCTGCGGCCCTGGCCAGCGGCGCTCCAGGCTCGCGGCGCGCGCACGGCACTACCCGTGGTGGTCGCGAGCCGGGCGCCGCTCATCTTCCGCAACTGGCGACAGGGAGACCGCCTGGCGCCCGGCGTCTGGAACATCCCAATCCCGGCGGATGGCGAGCTGGTCGTGCCGGACATCGTGATCGCACCACTCGTCGGCTTCGATCCCGACCTCTACCGACTTGGCTATGGAGGCGGCTTCTTCGATCGCACTGGCGCAATTGCCTGCAACCGCGATCGCGATTGGCGTCGGTTATGA
- a CDS encoding Tim44 domain-containing protein — MQRDGTTSVEAFVGKALATYEVVVSAFDAGARGALSSWLSPEVYDAFSKAIGEREEVGEATVETLFSSIELEIVEARVEEERMELSIRFTSESFKLLRRPVSLFFRNVSTPLRNVGIWTFARNPAVPDDLWRVVATQTEG; from the coding sequence TTGCAGCGGGATGGCACGACCTCGGTCGAGGCTTTCGTCGGAAAGGCGCTCGCCACCTATGAAGTGGTCGTTTCTGCCTTCGACGCCGGGGCTCGGGGTGCTTTGAGTAGCTGGCTCTCGCCCGAGGTCTACGATGCCTTCAGCAAGGCGATCGGCGAGCGCGAGGAGGTGGGTGAAGCGACGGTTGAAACCTTGTTTTCGAGCATCGAGCTCGAGATCGTCGAAGCCCGGGTCGAAGAGGAGCGGATGGAGTTGTCGATCCGCTTCACTAGCGAATCCTTCAAACTGCTGCGCCGCCCCGTGAGCCTGTTCTTCCGCAATGTCTCGACCCCGTTGCGCAACGTCGGCATCTGGACGTTCGCCCGCAACCCGGCGGTGCCGGACGATCTCTGGCGCGTCGTGGCGACGCAGACGGAAGGATGA